In the Acomys russatus chromosome 11, mAcoRus1.1, whole genome shotgun sequence genome, one interval contains:
- the Sdhaf4 gene encoding succinate dehydrogenase assembly factor 4, mitochondrial, translating to MSSRILAGSRVLISVWRAASKAICSGSRECSTRGGSRVLTCEGAGTETWPRCAVTAEAFGALGGGAGGLRGAPRIKCDSERSSFLNHPLRKVSYQEGKPEPAKQALKKSKLPVGRFDAPEDSHAEREPLKKFPDDVNPVTKEKGGPRGPEPTRYGDWERKGRCIDF from the exons ATGAGCTCCAGGATCCTTGCAGGATCACGGGTGTTGATCTCCGTCTGGAGAGCAGCAAGTAAGGCGATCTGCTCAGGGTCCCGAGAGTGCTCGACACGCGGGGGAAGCCGAGTTCTGACATGCGAAGGCGCAGGCACGGAGACCTGGCCGCGGTGCGCGGTGACTGCAGAAGCTTTCGGGGCGCTTGGCGGAGGGGCAGGTGGTTTGCGAGGAGCGCCTCGCATTAAATGCGACTCAGAAA GATCATCCTTTCTGAATCATCCTTTGAGGAAAGTGAGTTATCAAGAAGGAAAGCCCGAACCTGCGAAGCAAGCCCTTAAGAAGTCAAAGCTGCCCGTCGGTCGTTTTGATGCCCCAGAGGATTCACATGCGGAGAGAGAGCCACTGAAGA AGTTTCCAGATGATGTTAATCCAGTTACCAAAGAAAAAGGCGGACCCAGGGGCCCAGAGCCAACTCGGTATGGAGACTGGGAGCGGAAAGGGCGCTGCATTGACTTTTAA